Proteins from one Armatimonadota bacterium genomic window:
- a CDS encoding DUF1080 domain-containing protein translates to MKKRMVALISLGVLLSLGGFCAMTNTLTTAEKTAGWRLLFDGKTLDGWQITGSADGWRVDNGEILNLAKGGGYLATTEQFGDFILSLDVKYEKGANSGIFFRWADLGDPVQTGIEMQVLDSNGVKTPGKHDFGAIYDCLAPRKNTCRPAGEWNTVVLTCRKNRVWVDVNNARVLWMDLDKWDTAGKNPDGSGNKFRTAYKNMPRSGYIGVQDHGAKVWLRNVKIRPLNCP, encoded by the coding sequence ATGAAGAAGAGAATGGTCGCACTGATTTCCCTTGGGGTTCTGCTCTCCCTTGGCGGTTTCTGCGCGATGACTAACACGCTCACAACCGCAGAGAAGACCGCCGGGTGGAGGCTGCTTTTCGACGGCAAGACGCTCGACGGCTGGCAGATCACCGGCAGCGCCGACGGTTGGAGGGTCGACAACGGTGAGATTCTCAACCTTGCCAAGGGTGGCGGCTATCTCGCTACCACAGAGCAGTTCGGCGACTTTATCCTGTCGCTCGACGTAAAGTACGAGAAGGGGGCGAACAGCGGCATCTTTTTCCGCTGGGCGGACTTGGGCGATCCCGTGCAGACCGGCATCGAGATGCAAGTACTCGATTCGAACGGCGTCAAGACTCCCGGGAAGCACGACTTCGGCGCGATATACGACTGCCTGGCGCCAAGAAAGAACACATGCAGGCCTGCGGGAGAGTGGAACACGGTTGTGCTCACCTGCCGGAAGAACCGAGTCTGGGTTGATGTGAACAATGCCCGGGTGCTCTGGATGGACCTGGACAAGTGGGATACAGCGGGAAAGAACCCTGACGGCTCCGGGAACAAATTCCGCACTGCGTACAAGAACATGCCTCGCTCCGGATACATCGGCGTCCAGGACCACGGGGCGAAGGTCTGGCTGCGCAACGTGAAAATCAGGCCGCTGAACTGCCCATAG
- a CDS encoding secondary thiamine-phosphate synthase enzyme YjbQ codes for MKSHTEYLWMNTSKKREFVNITRECERILRESGIQEGMMLVSAMHITAGVWVNDNESGILQDAMDFLEKLAPFGPDYRHHRTGEDNGDAHLKNLLTHHQVIIPITDGRLDFGPWQTVFYAEFDGQRRKRIVVKVIGE; via the coding sequence ATGAAATCACACACCGAATACCTCTGGATGAACACATCGAAGAAGCGTGAGTTCGTGAATATCACGCGCGAATGCGAGCGCATATTACGGGAGAGCGGCATCCAAGAGGGAATGATGCTTGTCTCCGCGATGCACATTACGGCAGGAGTCTGGGTGAACGATAACGAGTCAGGAATTCTCCAGGACGCGATGGACTTCCTGGAGAAGCTTGCCCCTTTCGGCCCGGACTATCGCCATCACCGCACCGGCGAGGACAACGGAGATGCGCACCTCAAGAACCTTCTGACTCATCATCAGGTCATCATTCCGATTACGGACGGACGGCTCGACTTCGGGCCCTGGCAGACGGTCTTCTACGCGGAGTTTGACGGCCAGCGGCGCAAACGCATCGTCGTCAAGGTGATTGGGGAGTAA